The proteins below come from a single Streptococcus hyointestinalis genomic window:
- the dnaA gene encoding chromosomal replication initiator protein DnaA yields MTENEQLFWNRVLELARDELKQAAYDYFVADARLISIDNQIATIYLDEVKQMFWRQNLKSVILTAGFEIFNVEIKCHFTFEEPKTPTSFEEQGEGLVEEVLDTPHLAPVVSNIDDKYSFDNFVQGEGNKWAKAAAIAVASSPGTIYNPLFIYGGPGLGKTHLLNAIGNEILKDRPNARIRYISAETFINEFLKSLQTGKKEEMKESFRTLDVLLIDDIQSMGTSKMKATQEEFFNTFNVLHSNNKQIVLTSDRIPDQLNGLEKRLVTRFSWGLTVDITPPDYETRVAILTNKIQELPYDFEQNTIEYLANQFSANVRDLEGALKDIDLVARFKHVDTVTVEIAAEAIRARKNDSPKMNVISIDDIQEQVGKFYGVTVKEIKATKRTQDIVLARQVAMYLAREMTDNSLPKIGKSFGGRDHSTVLHAYNKIKNMLAQDDNLRIELETIKTKIR; encoded by the coding sequence ATGACCGAAAATGAACAGTTATTTTGGAATCGAGTGCTGGAGTTGGCTCGAGACGAATTAAAACAAGCTGCCTATGATTATTTTGTTGCTGACGCTCGCTTGATTAGTATTGATAACCAAATTGCAACCATCTATCTAGACGAGGTCAAACAAATGTTTTGGCGGCAAAATCTCAAATCCGTCATTCTGACGGCAGGCTTTGAAATTTTTAACGTTGAAATCAAATGCCACTTTACCTTTGAAGAACCCAAAACGCCTACCTCTTTTGAAGAACAAGGGGAGGGCTTGGTAGAGGAAGTGTTAGACACACCGCATTTAGCGCCTGTTGTCTCTAATATTGATGACAAATACAGTTTTGACAACTTCGTTCAAGGAGAGGGCAATAAATGGGCAAAAGCAGCAGCTATAGCGGTCGCTAGCTCTCCTGGGACTATTTATAACCCGCTCTTTATCTACGGAGGTCCTGGGCTTGGGAAGACCCATCTCCTTAATGCCATTGGTAATGAAATTTTAAAAGACCGTCCCAACGCTAGAATCCGCTACATTTCTGCTGAAACCTTTATCAATGAATTTCTAAAGAGCTTGCAGACAGGGAAAAAAGAGGAGATGAAAGAGAGCTTTCGGACACTTGATGTGCTCCTCATTGACGATATCCAGTCCATGGGTACTTCAAAAATGAAAGCGACGCAAGAGGAATTTTTCAATACTTTTAATGTCCTGCACAGCAATAACAAGCAAATTGTGCTGACGAGTGACCGTATCCCTGATCAATTAAATGGACTTGAAAAGCGCTTGGTTACGCGCTTTAGCTGGGGATTGACCGTTGACATCACCCCGCCAGATTATGAAACACGTGTTGCCATTCTCACCAATAAAATCCAAGAATTGCCTTATGACTTTGAGCAAAATACCATTGAATATTTGGCGAATCAATTTAGTGCTAATGTCCGTGACTTAGAAGGTGCTCTCAAGGACATTGATCTTGTGGCACGCTTTAAGCACGTCGATACTGTGACCGTGGAAATCGCAGCAGAAGCCATTCGAGCCCGTAAAAACGACAGTCCTAAAATGAATGTCATCTCTATTGATGATATTCAAGAGCAGGTTGGAAAATTTTACGGTGTCACTGTTAAGGAAATCAAGGCGACTAAGCGCACGCAGGATATTGTTCTCGCTCGCCAAGTAGCCATGTATCTTGCTCGTGAGATGACCGACAACAGTCTGCCTAAAATTGGCAAATCTTTTGGGGGGCGTGACCACTCAACCGTTCTTCATGCTTACAATAAAATCAAAAATATGCTGGCTCAGGATGATAATCTGCGCATTGAGCTTGAAACCATCAAAACGAAAATTCGTTAA
- the dnaN gene encoding DNA polymerase III subunit beta — protein MLKFSINKSLFLQALLATKRAIASKNAIPILSSLKLEVSSSAITLTGSNGQISIENTIPTSNENAGLLISSTGSILLEASFFINVVSSLPDVSVDLEEIDHHQIVLKSGKSEITLKGKDVDQYPRLQEVGTSNPLVLETKLLKTLIAETAFAASQQESRPILTGVHMVLANQEFKAVATDSHRMSQRKLRLEDSTTEFDVVLPSRSLREFSAVFSDDIKTVEIYLSDSQVLFKSEHISFYTRMLEGTYPDTDRLLTNQFETEVVFKTESLRHAMERAFLISNATQNGTVRLEIEADKVSAHVNSPEVGKVNEELETLSQSGSDLTISFNPTYLIEALKALKSESVTVRFISPVRPFTLTPADDAENFIQLITPVRTN, from the coding sequence ATGCTAAAATTTTCCATCAATAAATCTCTTTTTCTCCAGGCTCTACTAGCCACAAAACGAGCTATCGCTTCTAAAAATGCTATCCCTATTTTATCTAGTCTCAAACTTGAAGTAAGCTCATCAGCTATTACACTTACAGGTTCTAATGGACAAATCTCTATTGAAAATACCATACCTACTAGCAATGAAAATGCAGGGCTTCTCATCAGCTCAACAGGCTCTATTCTTCTTGAAGCCAGTTTCTTTATCAATGTTGTCTCTAGTCTTCCAGATGTGAGTGTTGATTTAGAAGAAATTGATCATCATCAAATTGTGCTAAAAAGTGGCAAGTCAGAAATCACGCTTAAAGGAAAAGACGTTGACCAATACCCTCGTCTGCAAGAAGTGGGGACAAGCAATCCTCTAGTTTTAGAAACCAAGTTACTGAAAACCTTGATTGCTGAGACAGCATTTGCAGCTAGTCAGCAAGAGAGCCGTCCGATTTTGACTGGTGTGCATATGGTTCTAGCTAATCAGGAGTTTAAGGCTGTGGCGACAGACTCACACCGTATGAGCCAACGTAAACTCCGCCTAGAAGATAGCACAACAGAGTTTGATGTCGTGCTACCTAGCCGTTCTCTTCGTGAATTTTCAGCTGTTTTTAGCGATGATATCAAGACAGTTGAGATTTACCTATCTGATAGTCAAGTTTTGTTTAAGAGCGAGCATATCAGTTTCTACACCCGTATGCTAGAAGGGACTTATCCAGATACAGATCGACTCTTGACCAATCAATTTGAGACAGAGGTTGTCTTTAAAACCGAATCACTTCGCCATGCTATGGAGCGTGCTTTCTTGATTTCAAATGCCACACAAAACGGTACAGTGCGCCTAGAGATCGAAGCTGACAAAGTATCTGCTCACGTCAACTCGCCAGAAGTTGGTAAGGTTAATGAAGAGCTAGAGACGCTCAGTCAGTCTGGAAGTGACTTGACCATTAGCTTTAATCCGACTTATTTGATTGAAGCCCTCAAGGCCCTCAAGAGCGAGTCTGTGACGGTGCGTTTCATCTCACCTGTTCGTCCTTTCACTCTAACCCCTGCTGATGACGCAGAAAACTTTATTCAATTGATCACCCCTGTTCGTACCAACTAA
- a CDS encoding diacylglycerol/lipid kinase family protein yields MTLLIIANPHAGNRQALAVTKKIKYTYHKPVQVFLTRYPDDEKRQVERLLSQYQEGDKVLIIGGDGTLSKTLYYLPKTVPFGYYPVGSGNDFAHALHLPSLEVTLDRLDKGQKTEITVFTYQGGLVLNSLDLGFAAYVVKEASQSRLKYWFNKCHLGKLTYILIAIKCLFKQPRADVTLTYEDGKKQSLSDLFLCSLANNRTFGGGVVIWPEASATTSRLEIVTAQGSSFWGRLAILLTLVLKRHHKSSRLSHRSVRRLSVDFEDDAIIEIDGEIVVLKHVDLTPEKRYIYL; encoded by the coding sequence ATGACACTACTTATCATTGCCAACCCACATGCAGGAAATCGCCAAGCCCTAGCTGTTACCAAAAAGATTAAATACACTTATCATAAGCCTGTCCAAGTTTTTCTCACACGCTATCCAGATGATGAGAAACGTCAGGTCGAGCGTTTGCTATCGCAGTATCAAGAGGGCGATAAGGTTTTGATTATCGGTGGGGACGGGACGCTATCAAAAACACTCTATTACCTGCCAAAAACGGTTCCTTTTGGCTATTATCCTGTAGGTTCTGGCAATGACTTTGCCCATGCTTTGCATCTGCCAAGTCTAGAAGTGACCCTAGACAGGCTGGATAAAGGGCAAAAAACAGAAATTACCGTTTTTACCTATCAAGGTGGGCTTGTGTTAAACAGCCTAGACTTAGGTTTTGCAGCTTATGTAGTCAAAGAAGCGTCGCAGTCTCGTCTCAAATATTGGTTTAACAAGTGTCATCTAGGCAAACTCACTTATATCTTGATTGCGATTAAGTGTTTATTTAAGCAACCAAGGGCTGATGTGACTCTTACCTATGAGGATGGTAAGAAGCAATCTTTATCGGACTTGTTTTTGTGTTCACTAGCTAATAACCGCACTTTTGGTGGTGGTGTTGTCATTTGGCCAGAAGCGAGTGCAACTACTTCACGTCTAGAAATCGTCACAGCACAGGGAAGTTCTTTTTGGGGACGCTTAGCTATTTTATTGACCTTGGTTTTAAAAAGACACCACAAGTCGTCTCGTCTCTCGCATAGAAGTGTTAGAAGACTTTCTGTTGACTTTGAGGACGACGCTATTATTGAGATTGATGGGGAGATTGTCGTACTAAAACATGTCGATTTGACCCCAGAAAAGCGCTATATTTATCTTTAG
- a CDS encoding DUF951 domain-containing protein, whose translation MYTLGSIVEMKKPHACTIKATGKKANAWEVIRLGADIKIRCTNCEHVVMMSRHDFERKLKKVLQPAKD comes from the coding sequence ATGTATACTTTAGGTTCGATTGTCGAAATGAAAAAGCCTCATGCCTGTACGATTAAAGCAACAGGTAAAAAAGCGAACGCTTGGGAAGTGATACGTCTGGGTGCTGATATCAAGATTCGCTGCACCAATTGCGAGCATGTCGTGATGATGAGCCGTCATGACTTTGAGCGAAAGCTTAAAAAGGTCTTGCAACCAGCAAAAGACTGA
- a CDS encoding helix-turn-helix domain-containing protein, whose translation MTTFSTQLKKFRQERHLSQDELAKDLFISRQAISK comes from the coding sequence ATGACAACATTCTCAACGCAACTGAAAAAATTTCGCCAAGAGCGCCACTTATCCCAAGATGAACTCGCTAAAGACCTCTTTATCTCAAGACAGGCAATCTCCAAATGA
- the ychF gene encoding redox-regulated ATPase YchF: MALTAGIVGLPNVGKSTLFNAITKAGAEAANYPFATIDPNVGMVEVPDERLQKLTELITPKKTVPTTFEFTDIAGIVKGASKGEGLGNKFLANIREVDAIVHVVRAFDDENVMREQGREDAFVDPLADIDTINLELILADLESINKRYARVEKMARTQKDKDSVAEFNVLQKIKPVLEDGKSARTIDFTDEEKQIVKGLFLLTTKPVLYVANVDEDKVSDPDSIDYVQQIRDFAATENAEVVVISARAEEEISELDDEDKAEFLEAMGLSESGVDKLTRAAYHLLGLGTYFTAGEKEVRAWTFKRGIKAPQAAGIIHSDFERGFIRAVTMSYDDLIKYGSEKAVKEAGRLREEGKDYVVQDGDIMEFRFNV; encoded by the coding sequence ATGGCTTTAACAGCAGGTATTGTTGGTTTACCAAACGTTGGTAAGTCGACACTTTTTAATGCAATTACCAAGGCAGGTGCGGAGGCTGCCAATTACCCTTTTGCAACCATTGACCCAAACGTTGGTATGGTGGAAGTACCAGATGAGCGCTTGCAAAAGTTAACAGAGCTTATCACACCGAAAAAAACGGTACCTACGACCTTTGAATTTACAGATATTGCCGGTATCGTAAAGGGTGCTTCAAAAGGTGAGGGACTTGGAAATAAATTCCTAGCCAATATCCGTGAGGTGGATGCTATTGTCCATGTTGTGCGTGCCTTTGATGATGAAAATGTCATGCGTGAGCAAGGGCGTGAGGATGCCTTTGTTGACCCACTAGCCGATATTGATACCATTAACCTTGAGTTGATTTTAGCAGACCTTGAGTCTATCAATAAACGCTACGCACGTGTTGAGAAGATGGCACGAACACAAAAGGATAAAGATTCTGTTGCTGAGTTTAACGTGCTTCAAAAAATTAAACCTGTCCTTGAAGACGGCAAATCAGCTCGCACGATTGACTTTACAGACGAAGAAAAACAAATCGTCAAAGGGCTTTTCTTGTTGACAACCAAACCTGTCTTGTACGTGGCAAATGTCGATGAGGACAAGGTATCTGACCCAGATAGTATCGACTATGTGCAGCAAATTCGTGACTTTGCGGCAACGGAAAATGCTGAGGTCGTTGTTATTTCAGCACGTGCTGAGGAGGAAATTTCTGAATTGGACGACGAGGACAAGGCAGAGTTTCTTGAGGCGATGGGTCTTAGTGAGTCTGGTGTCGATAAATTGACACGTGCTGCTTATCATTTGCTAGGGCTTGGCACTTACTTCACCGCTGGTGAAAAAGAGGTACGTGCTTGGACCTTTAAGCGTGGTATTAAGGCGCCTCAGGCAGCAGGTATCATTCACTCAGACTTTGAGCGTGGCTTTATCCGAGCGGTTACCATGTCTTATGATGATTTGATTAAGTACGGAAGCGAAAAAGCGGTCAAAGAAGCTGGACGCTTACGTGAAGAAGGTAAAGATTACGTCGTTCAGGACGGCGATATCATGGAATTTAGATTTAACGTCTAA
- the pth gene encoding aminoacyl-tRNA hydrolase — MVKMIVGLGNPGSKYDGTRHNVGFMAIDKIVKNLDVTFTEDKTFKAEVGSAFINGEKVYFVKPTTFMNNSGIAVKALLTYYNIDLSDMVVIYDDLDMVVGKLRLRQKGSAGGHNGIKSIIAHLNTQDFNRIKIGIGRPQKGMSVINHVLGKFDTDERITIDNSLDKVDNAVNFYLQSNDFEQTTKRFNG; from the coding sequence ATGGTAAAAATGATTGTTGGTCTGGGAAATCCAGGCAGTAAATACGATGGCACACGTCATAATGTCGGCTTTATGGCTATTGACAAGATTGTCAAAAACCTTGACGTGACCTTTACAGAGGATAAAACCTTCAAGGCAGAAGTAGGAAGTGCCTTTATCAATGGTGAGAAGGTTTATTTTGTGAAGCCAACTACTTTTATGAACAACAGTGGTATTGCCGTTAAGGCGCTTTTGACCTACTACAATATTGACCTTTCTGATATGGTGGTTATCTATGATGACCTAGATATGGTTGTAGGCAAATTGCGCCTTCGCCAAAAAGGGTCAGCAGGTGGTCACAATGGGATTAAGAGTATTATTGCCCACCTGAATACACAGGACTTTAATCGTATCAAGATTGGCATTGGGCGTCCTCAAAAAGGGATGAGTGTTATCAATCACGTGCTAGGGAAATTTGATACAGATGAACGTATCACGATTGACAATAGTCTTGACAAGGTTGATAATGCTGTCAACTTTTATTTACAATCAAATGATTTTGAACAAACAACAAAACGTTTTAACGGGTGA
- the mfd gene encoding transcription-repair coupling factor gives MDIIDLFSRNKTIQEWHSHVSLKSRQLVTGLSGSSKAVAIASAYRSQGKKIVVVTASQHEAEQLSANLIDLVGEDKVYSFFTDDILAAEFIFSSLDKAASRLAALDFLRDDSQAGILVVSLMGLRVLLPSPEIYDKSRYDFKIESELDLDTLVKHLSTIGYEKVSQVTSPGEFSRRGDILDIFEMTQEQPYRLEFFGDELDGIRLFDVESQKSLEQLDEVSVSPASDMILQELDFERAISHLERQIELSDEPLKSYLSEILSSCQKKMLHQDARKFLSLFYEKEWTLLDYLPEGTPLFFDDFQKLTDKNAKVDLEAANLLTEDLQRGKAFSSLVYLADSYQKLRAYQPATFFSTFHKGLGNLRFSHSYQLTQYAMQEFFNQFPLLVDEINRNHKLKATVLLQVSSSQSLERLQKTLEEYDLEVAISNSKELLPHQVQLMIGQLSGGFYFADEKLVLITEREIFHKRIKRRRRRTNISNAERLKDYNELSVGDYVVHNVHGIGRYLGIETMEIGGVHRDYLTVQYQNADRISIPVEQIELLSKYVSADGKEPKLNTLNDGRFKKTKQRVAKQVEDIADDLIKLYAERSQQKGFAFSKDDDLQHDFDSDFAYVETEDQLRSIKEIKQDMESTHPMDRLLVGDVGFGKTEVAMRAAFKAVKDHKQVAILVPTTVLAQQHYENFSQRFANFPVTVDVLSRFRSKKEQNETLEKLRKGQIDIIIGTHRLLSKDVTFSDLGLIVIDEEQRFGVKHKETLKELKTKVDVLTLTATPIPRTLHMSMLGIRDLSVIETPPTNRYPVQTYVMETNLGTVREALLREMDRGGQAFYIYNQVETMEQKVTELRELVPEANIGFVHGQMSEIQLENTLLDFINGEYDLLVATTIVETGVDISNVNTLFIENADHMGLSTLYQLRGRVGRSNRIAYAYLMYRPDKILTEVSEKRLDAIKGFTELGSGFKIAMRDLAIRGAGNILGASQSGFIDSVGFEMYSQLLEQAIAHKQGKSTARQKSNTEIMLQIDAYIPKDYITDERQKIDIYKRIREIESQADYEELQQDLMDRFGDYPDEVAYLLEIGLLKAYLDSCFAERVTRKQNQVVVAFEKVSLQHFLTQDYFEALSKTKLKARISDNQGKVELIFDVRNQKDYTILEELTTFAKTLATRKEEKEK, from the coding sequence ATGGATATAATTGATTTATTTAGTCGCAACAAGACGATCCAAGAGTGGCATAGTCACGTGTCACTAAAAAGTAGACAATTAGTGACAGGTTTATCTGGAAGTAGTAAGGCGGTAGCGATAGCTTCTGCCTACCGCTCACAAGGAAAAAAAATCGTTGTGGTGACTGCTAGCCAGCATGAAGCTGAGCAATTATCGGCTAATTTGATTGACTTAGTAGGAGAGGACAAGGTTTATTCTTTTTTCACAGATGATATCCTTGCAGCAGAGTTTATTTTCTCTTCTCTTGATAAGGCGGCTTCTCGTTTGGCAGCCCTAGATTTTCTAAGGGATGACAGTCAGGCAGGCATACTTGTGGTGAGTCTGATGGGCTTGCGGGTTTTGCTTCCTTCGCCTGAGATTTATGATAAGAGTCGCTATGACTTTAAGATTGAATCTGAGCTTGATCTTGACACACTTGTCAAGCACTTGTCGACTATTGGTTACGAAAAAGTATCTCAAGTGACTTCACCAGGAGAATTTAGCCGTCGTGGGGATATTTTAGATATTTTTGAGATGACGCAGGAACAGCCTTATCGTCTAGAGTTTTTTGGAGATGAGCTTGACGGGATTCGCTTGTTTGATGTAGAGTCGCAAAAGTCTCTAGAACAATTGGATGAGGTTAGTGTGTCGCCAGCGAGCGATATGATTTTGCAGGAGCTTGATTTTGAGCGGGCTATTAGCCATTTAGAGCGCCAGATAGAGCTTTCTGATGAGCCTTTGAAAAGTTATTTGTCTGAAATCTTATCATCTTGTCAGAAAAAAATGTTGCATCAGGATGCTCGTAAATTTCTCAGTCTTTTCTACGAAAAAGAATGGACATTGCTCGATTATTTGCCAGAAGGCACACCACTTTTCTTTGATGATTTTCAAAAACTGACAGATAAAAATGCTAAGGTAGACTTGGAAGCAGCGAACCTCTTGACAGAAGATTTACAAAGGGGTAAAGCTTTTTCCAGTCTAGTCTATCTAGCAGATAGCTACCAAAAGCTAAGAGCTTATCAGCCAGCGACTTTCTTTTCAACTTTTCACAAAGGTCTAGGTAATTTACGTTTTTCTCATAGCTATCAGTTGACACAGTATGCTATGCAAGAGTTTTTCAATCAATTTCCTCTCTTGGTTGATGAGATTAACCGTAATCATAAGCTGAAGGCTACAGTTTTGTTGCAGGTCTCTTCTTCGCAAAGTTTAGAGCGTCTGCAAAAGACCTTGGAAGAGTATGATTTAGAGGTCGCTATATCAAACAGCAAGGAACTTTTGCCACATCAAGTGCAGTTGATGATTGGTCAGTTATCTGGTGGTTTTTACTTTGCGGATGAAAAGCTGGTCTTGATAACAGAGCGTGAGATTTTCCATAAGCGTATCAAGCGCAGAAGACGACGTACTAATATCAGCAATGCTGAGCGCTTGAAAGATTATAATGAACTGTCAGTGGGCGACTATGTGGTACACAATGTGCACGGTATCGGTCGCTATCTTGGCATTGAAACCATGGAAATCGGTGGGGTTCACAGGGACTATCTGACCGTGCAATATCAAAACGCCGACCGTATCTCGATTCCCGTTGAGCAGATTGAGCTACTATCCAAATACGTCTCTGCTGATGGTAAAGAGCCTAAGCTCAATACGCTAAACGATGGTCGCTTTAAAAAGACCAAGCAACGTGTGGCTAAGCAGGTTGAAGATATCGCAGACGATCTCATCAAGCTCTACGCTGAGCGCAGTCAGCAAAAAGGCTTTGCTTTTTCAAAAGACGATGATTTGCAGCATGATTTTGATAGTGACTTTGCCTACGTAGAGACAGAGGATCAGTTGCGCTCCATCAAGGAAATCAAGCAGGATATGGAAAGTACACATCCTATGGACCGGCTTTTAGTCGGTGATGTCGGCTTTGGTAAGACTGAGGTCGCTATGCGTGCAGCCTTTAAGGCGGTCAAAGACCACAAGCAAGTGGCTATCTTAGTGCCAACGACAGTCCTAGCGCAGCAGCATTATGAAAACTTCAGCCAACGTTTTGCTAATTTCCCTGTGACTGTCGATGTGCTAAGTCGTTTTAGGAGTAAAAAAGAGCAAAACGAAACGCTTGAAAAGCTTAGAAAAGGGCAGATTGACATTATCATCGGGACACATCGTCTGCTCTCAAAAGACGTGACCTTTTCAGATTTGGGCTTGATTGTCATTGATGAGGAGCAGCGTTTTGGTGTTAAACACAAAGAAACGCTCAAGGAGCTGAAAACCAAGGTGGATGTGCTGACCTTAACAGCGACTCCTATCCCAAGAACGCTTCACATGTCCATGCTTGGTATAAGGGACTTGTCGGTCATTGAAACACCGCCAACCAACCGCTATCCTGTCCAAACCTACGTCATGGAGACCAATCTTGGTACGGTACGTGAGGCATTGCTTCGTGAGATGGATCGTGGCGGTCAGGCGTTCTATATTTACAATCAAGTCGAGACCATGGAGCAAAAAGTGACTGAACTTCGGGAGTTAGTGCCTGAGGCTAATATCGGCTTTGTTCATGGTCAGATGAGCGAGATTCAGCTGGAAAACACGCTTCTAGACTTTATCAATGGAGAGTATGACCTGCTGGTTGCAACGACCATCGTTGAGACAGGTGTCGATATTTCAAATGTCAATACGCTCTTTATCGAAAATGCGGACCATATGGGTCTCTCTACGCTCTATCAGCTGCGTGGACGTGTTGGACGCTCAAACCGCATTGCTTATGCTTATCTCATGTATCGCCCAGACAAGATTTTGACTGAGGTTTCTGAAAAGAGACTAGATGCTATCAAAGGCTTTACAGAGCTGGGTTCTGGCTTTAAGATTGCCATGCGAGATCTAGCGATTCGTGGTGCTGGCAATATCCTAGGCGCTTCACAGAGTGGTTTTATCGACTCTGTTGGTTTTGAGATGTATTCGCAATTGCTCGAGCAAGCAATCGCTCACAAACAAGGCAAGTCTACAGCTAGACAAAAGAGCAACACGGAGATTATGCTCCAAATTGACGCTTACATCCCTAAGGACTACATCACAGATGAGCGTCAAAAGATTGATATCTACAAACGTATCCGTGAGATAGAGAGTCAGGCAGACTATGAGGAGCTGCAGCAAGATTTGATGGACCGCTTCGGTGATTATCCAGACGAGGTTGCTTATCTTTTAGAGATTGGTTTACTAAAAGCTTATCTTGATAGCTGTTTTGCTGAGCGTGTCACACGCAAACAAAACCAAGTAGTTGTTGCCTTTGAAAAAGTATCTCTTCAGCATTTCTTGACGCAAGATTATTTTGAAGCTCTCTCAAAAACCAAGCTAAAAGCCCGTATCAGTGACAATCAAGGTAAGGTCGAGCTGATCTTTGACGTTAGAAATCAAAAAGATTATACGATTTTAGAAGAGCTGACTACTTTTGCAAAGACACTTGCTACACGAAAAGAAGAGAAAGAAAAATAA
- a CDS encoding RNA-binding S4 domain-containing protein, with the protein MRLDKYLKVSRIIKRRPVAKEVADKGRIKVNGILAKSSTDLKVGDEIEIRFGNKLFTVRVLEMKDSTKKEDAAKMYEIVSETRIEGDE; encoded by the coding sequence ATGCGCTTAGATAAATATTTAAAAGTTTCTAGAATTATCAAACGTCGTCCTGTCGCAAAAGAAGTCGCTGACAAAGGACGTATTAAGGTCAATGGTATCCTAGCCAAGTCTTCTACAGACTTGAAAGTAGGAGATGAGATTGAGATTCGCTTTGGCAATAAGCTTTTCACGGTTCGTGTCTTAGAGATGAAAGACAGCACCAAAAAAGAAGACGCTGCTAAAATGTATGAAATCGTAAGCGAAACAAGGATTGAAGGCGATGAGTAA
- a CDS encoding FtsB family cell division protein: MSKKNIVQLNNQYIQDENQKTRYEEAEASKRHRLMGIIMLFVILLFILPTFNLVESYRSIQSNKKEIAKLNKEYKALSEKTTKEQALAKSLQDTTYIEKYARAKYYLSKDGETIYLVPGLLPK; encoded by the coding sequence ATGAGTAAAAAAAATATCGTTCAGCTAAATAATCAATACATACAAGACGAAAACCAAAAAACACGATACGAGGAGGCAGAAGCCAGTAAACGTCACCGTTTGATGGGGATTATCATGCTCTTTGTGATTTTGCTCTTTATCCTTCCCACCTTTAATTTGGTGGAGAGCTACCGTAGCATTCAGTCAAATAAAAAAGAAATCGCAAAGCTCAATAAAGAGTATAAAGCTCTGTCTGAAAAGACAACAAAAGAGCAGGCTCTAGCAAAGAGTTTGCAGGATACAACCTACATTGAGAAGTATGCACGTGCTAAGTACTACCTCTCAAAGGACGGTGAGACCATTTATCTGGTTCCAGGTTTATTACCAAAATAA
- a CDS encoding SP_0009 family protein has translation MENIVTIIERFLEHSDDKLEELSQMNQELLETVYGKEEER, from the coding sequence ATGGAAAATATAGTAACAATCATTGAGCGTTTTCTTGAGCATTCGGATGACAAGTTAGAAGAACTCTCACAAATGAATCAAGAGCTTTTAGAAACGGTCTATGGCAAAGAGGAGGAGAGATGA